The sequence below is a genomic window from Syntrophales bacterium.
GTTTGATACCCATGCTCGTCATCACGATTTTCCCCATTTCACCGTACCGTCTCTTCATATGTTCCGGCCAGTCTTCCTGCATGGGCACATCGGTTGAAAATGGTTCACCGTTGACCATTTTCTCGTGGTTCTTTTCTCTGAATTCGTCGAGGGGTTTCCCTGTCAGTATGTAAAATTCCCAGGGCTGGGTATTTCCCCAGGAAGGCGCCCAGGATGCGGTCTCCAAAATATCTTCGAGAAGATCGCGGGAAATCTCATCTTTTTTGAATTTTCTTATGCTCCGTCTCCCTTTAATTACTTCTTCTACCGTCATTGCTGACTCCTCTTCGTGGTTTTTGTAAGAAATGAGTGGCTATCTCGAGGCTTTCTTTTGAAATTTCTGCGGGGGGCGGGTCTATAGCTTTCTCTCAATGATGTAATCGGCAATCGTCAGGAGAGCTGTTTTTGCCTTCGAGCCTTCAAGCGGTTCAAGAAGGGTTTTCCCCTCGTCAATATATGCTTTTGCTTTACCGAGGGCATAATCTATCCCCTTGTATTTGTCGATCAGGGAGACGATTTTCCCGATATCCTCGATGTCTGGATCGTCGCTCTTTACAGTTTTTTTAATCGCCTTCTTCTCTTCAGGCGAACATTTTTTGAGCGTATATATGAGAGGGAGTGTAATCTTCCCCTCTTCGATATCCTTGCCTATGGCTTTCCCGAACTCTTCCTCCACGGCGACATAATCGAGTGTGTCATCGGTTATCTGAAAAGCCATACCAAGCCTCATGCCGAATTTGGTCAATGCACCAACTTTTTCCTCCGATGCATCTGCCAGAATACCACCCAATGCGCAGGCCGCAGAGATCAAAATGGCAGTTTTTTTCTCCACCACAGACAGATAGTCCTTTTCGGTGATATTTATATCACCACACTTCATCAGCTGCAGGACTTCACCTTCGGCCATTGTGTTCGTGGTGGTTGAAAGGAGCTTCACTATAGAAAAATTCCCATAATCGGCCATCAGCTTGAAGGATTTGGAATAGAGGAAATCCCCCACAAGGACACTGGCAGAGTTTCCCCAGACTTTATTGGCCGAGGACTTTCCCCGTCTTGTTTCTGCGTGATCTACCACGTCATCGTGAAGGAGCGATGCCGTATGAATAAATTCAATAACAGCAGACATGGGATAGTGATTTTCCCCTTTATAACCGCAGATATCCGAAGCAATCAAGAGTAATAGGGGTCTGAATCTTTTCCCTCCGCTGCTGATCAGATAATTGGAGACCTGGGGGATAAGACGTATTTCGGAGTAGAGATACTTCTCCATATGTTCCTCTACGCTCTTGAGATTACCTGCGTAGCGATTCAGAACATCCTGTAGCTGCATAATATCCGACAAAGTCTTCACCTCCAACGTAGTTCTCCCCCATCAAGTGGGAGGAAATTACTGATGATGTCCGCCTTTGAGGCGGAAAAGCTAACTGTATATATATTAAGATTATGTAAAAAGTCAAATTTATCGTTCCTATACAACACCCCTTCGCATCCCTTCGGTACCGCGGGCATGGAATGTTTGTCACATCTCCGCTTCATTATCTCTTTGTCTGGCAAAAAGGTCATAAACATCGGCTGAAGTTATTTTGCAGGTTATAATATCCCCAACTGCTGCATCGTCCGCACTGACATACGTTATCCCGTCTATTTCCCATGCCTGGCCTCTTGTCCTGCCAATATACGGGAAATCCGGGCGATTACTTTCATCTTCTATCAGAACTTCCTCAAGATCACCGATACGGGATTGATTTATATCATAGGAAATTCTCGACTGCTCTTCCATCAGGATATTTTTCCTCAGTTCCTTTTCCTTCTCAGGAACATGAGCAGGGAAATCGGCTGCCGCTGTTCCCTCCTCCTTCGAATATTCGAATACTCCAAGATTTTCAAACCTTGCCCACTTTACAAAATCGAGCAGTTTATCAAATTTTTCCGGAGTCTCTCCCGGGAATCCCACGATAAGAGAGGTCCTGAGAGCCACCCCCGGAATAACCTCCCTTGCCAGATTTAAAGTGTTTCGAATGAGTCTACTCCCGCCTTTTCTGTTCATTGCCGTCAGGATATCATCATCGATATGCTGGAGGGGAATATCGATATAGTTACATATCTTCTCTTCCCCGGCTATGGTCTGAAAAATCTCCCCGGTAAGATATGCAGGATACGCATAGAGGAGCCTTATCCACCTGATCCCATCCATAGAGGCCATCTCTTTCAACAAGAGACTCAGGCCGGGCTTTCCTTTCAGATCGCTACCGTATAAGGTTGTGTCCTGAGCGGTGATATTTATCTCTTTTATCCCTGCCTTGACGAGCATTTCCGCTTCTTTGAGTATGTCATCTACTTCCCTGCTCCTGTATTTCCCGCGTATGGAGGGTATCACACAGTAGGAACAGCAATTTGAGCACCCCTCGGCAATCTTCAGGTAAGCGCTGCAGCCGGATGTGGAAAGGAGACGTGAATAGGTGGAATCCATAAGAAAGGAAGGTTTCCCTATGAAGGATTGACGCTCAGCAAACGTACCGTTTTCCAGATTGCTGATAAAGTCGGCAATCCTTGGAATTTCACCGGTTCCCAGAAAAAGATCGATTTCAGGAATCTCTTTTTTCAGGATCGTCCCGTACCTCTGCGGAAGACAGCCTGTCACGACCAGATGCCTGCATTTTCCATCTTTTTTCCACTCAGCCATCTGGAGGATCTCTTCAATAGATTCCTCTTTTGCGGGGAGAATAAAAGCGCAGGTGTTAATGATAATGATATCGGCCTCTTCTGCAGAGGGGGTAATGCCGAAGCCGCTTTTTATCAGGAGAGATGCCATTACCTCGGAATCAATAAGGTTCTTGGGACATCCGAGGCTTACGAAATGTATGTTCTTGTTTTGCATCTTAGCGTGGAAGCTTTCCAACCAGGATCTTTCTCGGTTTGGCGCCATCCGAAGGACCTACTATACCCTCTGCTTCCATTCTTTCAATAATCCGGGCAGCCCTGTTGTATCCTATTTTCATATATCGCTGTACGAGGGAGATAGACGCCTGCCCCAGATCTGTAACCAGGGCAACTGCTTCATCATACTTTTCATCAAATTCCTCATCTAATTTCTCGCTCTTTGATGATTCGGGTTTATAATTCAGTATCGATTCATCATAAGATGGCCTTCCCTGTTTCTTTGTGAAGCTGACTATTTTCCCGATTTCCTGATCGGCCACATAGGCGCCATGGATTCGGTCGAGTTTTGCTGTTCCGGGCGGCATAAAGAGCATGTCTCCTTCTCCAAGAAGATGTTCCGCACCGAGCTGGTCGAGTATCGTTCTCGAATCTACTTTTGAGGAAACCTGGAATGAAATACGCGTGGGGAAATTTGCCTTGATGACCCCTGTAATGACATCGACTGACGGTCTCTGGGTTGCCAGAATAAGGTGAATGCCCGCGGCTCTGGACATCTGTGCCAGACGGGTAAGAGACTCCTCCACATCCCTTTGCGCCACCATCATCAAGTCCGCAAGTTCGTCGATGACGATGACAATATAGGGAAGCTTGAAACGGATTTTTATTTCACTTTCTCCCTGGTCATCAACCCCGGAAGATGGGATAACCGGGTTGGAAACGGAAGCGTAGGAAATTCCGTTCTCTTCTTTAGTGATTTTCCGTTTTTCCAGATCGAGGAGCAGGGCTTTTTCCACCAACCTGTTGTATTTTTCGATATTTTTAACGCCGGTCTCCCCTATTAGTTCATATCTTCGCCCCATCTCTTCGACGGCCCACCTGAGGACAGTAGAGGCCTTTTTGGGATTGACAACCACCGGGTGTAGTAGGTGGGGTATTCCCTCATAACCTGACAGTTCCAGTCTCTTGGGGTCTATCATGATGAATTTTACGTCATCCGGTCTTGCCTTGAAGAGTATGCTGCAAATTACTGCATTGAGGAAGACGCTCTTTCCCGAACCGGTGGTTCCCGCAATAAGAAGATGCGGCATTCTGACAAGATCTGATATCACAGGAACTCCAACAATATCCTCTCCCAGGGCAATTGGAAGTTTGTATTTCGATTCAAGGAACTCCTCATTATCCAGAACATCTTTTAAGTGTACCGGTTCCCTTTCGTTATTCGGTATTTCAATGCCGACTACTGCTTTCCCCGGTACGGGGGCAATAATTCTTACACGGGGTGACTTAAGGGCTAATGCGAGATCGTCAGAAAGGTTGACTATTTTATTTATCTTTACACCGGGTGCCAGCTCAAGCTCGTACATGGTAATTACAGGACCCGGTTTAACTTCCACTACTTTTCCGTCGACTCCAAAATCAGATAATTTCTTTTCCAGAATCCTGGAATTCATAATGAGGCTTTCTTTTTTAATCCTCATGTCCTTACGCTTTACATCGTCAAGAAGGGAAAGCGGAGGCAGATTGAAAGTGCCATTAGATTCGAGAAATTCAAAGGATGTCTGTTCTAATCTCTTTCTACGCTCCCTTTCCGCAGCAGTTATAAGTGGAGCTTCTTCCGTCTGCCTTTTTTTCTTTGCACTGGAGACCTTCTTTTGCCTTCTGAACCGTTCTATTCTTATTACAATGAAGGTTTTCAGCCAGACAAACATGCCACTTACTGACTTTATTATACCCCTGATCAGAGATATCAGAGACAGGTTGACAGTGATCATAAGGGATACGATAAGGATAAGGCATAGAAGTATATATGTGCCTACGTGGTTCATATACGAACTCAAGAATGTTGAAAAAAAAGTCCCAAGAAGACCCCCCGAGGCAATTTTTGTCCCGAACATATGGATTGTGGGGTATCTCATTGCTGAAAGTACAGATGTGGAAAATATGAGACCGATAAAACCGGCAATGACCAGGAAACCGACCTTGAAGATCCTGTTCAGGAAAAAACTGAAGGAAGTTATGATAAGGATAATCGGAAGCCAGAAGGCTCCTATTCCCATGAACCTTATAAAAATATCAGCGGTATAGGATCCGACAGAACCGCAAAGATTGTGAATCTTTACCTTGCCTGTCACATAGTGTGTAAAGGAAGGATCGGCTGGATTATAGGAAACAATGCATAACGAGGTAAAAATGGCGATGGCAAGGAATATAATCCCTAAAATTTCTTTTCCTCTTTTTGATTGCTGCTGCTTTTCTTTCATAAACGACCTTACTTTTAAAATCTAAAAATCAAACGACATCCGTATCTTTCATTTACTTCCTGCTCAACGTTAAACGATCATATATTAAAAAGCAACGTGGCAATACCCACAAACCAGCAGTAGTAAGCGAAGATACTAAGCCCTCTCTTTTTGATTATTAAAAAGAGAAGCTTCAATGACATAAAACCGGTTAATAGAGCGGCAATGGTACCGGCTATATAGATAATTAAGTCGCTCGACGGAACGGAAACAATGTGCCGTGATTCGAGGATCACTGCCCCAATTACTGCCGGGATTGAAAGCAGGAAGGAAAACCTTGCCGCCGTTTCCCTGTCCAACTTTCTGAATATTCCAAAGGCTATCGTTGAGCCGGATCTCGATATGCCCGGTACGATAGCGATCCCCTGGACAATACCGATAATTATACTGTCAGTGATGGTCATATCCTTTTCGAACTTCTCTGTGTTTTTGATCTTGTCAGAAAGAAACAGTAAAAATCCCGTTACCAGAAGCATGAAAGCAACAACATTAACTGATTCGAAGAGTATATGAACCTTGTCTTTTAATGCAAACCCAATAATACATGTAAATATGGTTCCCACTCCAATAAGAACTGCAGTCTTCCTTCTAATAGATATAAGGGCATAATCTACATTATCGGGTTGTTTCGGTACTATGGCTTTTACAATTTCGTATAAATCTCTCCTTAAGAAAAAAATGACCGCTAAAAGAGTCCCGAAATGGAGCATCACGTCAAAAAGAACACCAGGCTGCCTGAACCCCTTCATAAAACTCTGAGCTATAACCAGATGGCCGGAACTGCTCACCGGTAAAAATTCCGTTAGTCCCTGAATAACTCCAAGTATTATTCCTTCCCAGGGACTCAAAGTCTGTCCTTCCCCTCTGTCACAGTCATACCGTTGTAATAATTTCTGACGAGGGCATCTCGAACTTCTGTTATGAGTTCATCACGAATCATCGGATTTCCCTTGTTGTAATTCGTTATCTGATGGAATGTTATAAGATGATTACTTAATAACACAGGTGATGTCAACAAGGAATATAATTAGATTGTCAAGTTTAGTTAAGTGGTGTATAGGGTCAAGATACATTATTATTAAGGGGGGTTAAAATGATTAACAAAGCTATCCTTGTGGGAAGACTAGGAGCCGATCCCGAAGTAAGATATACTCAAGATGGCACGATGGTTACGAATTTAAGATTAGCCACCAGCGAGCGCTGGAAAGACAAAAGCGGTGAAAGGGCAGAGAGGACCGAATGGCACAGAATTGTTACTTTTGGAAGATTGGCGGAGATATGCGGAAATTATCTTTCGAAAGGAAGCTTGGTTTATATTGAAGGCAGGATTCAAACAAGATCCTGGGAAGATAAAGATGGCGACAAACGATACACCACAGAGATAGTTGCCTTAAATATGCAAATGCTTGAGTCAAAAGGCCAGGTATCGGAATCGCAATCGCAAGTTTCGGATCAGAATGAATCAGAGCAGACATTTCCAGGTTCAGAATCGGCACCCGAAGACGACGTTCCCTTTTAACAGGTTACAAGAGTCGTCTATAATTCTTAAAGCTTACCGGTTCAGTTTGAATCTTAGCTTGTAACCCCTGCGGACCGCTCTAAGTGATCCTATTTGTTCTCATCTTCGTTAATCTTTTTAGAATCAGGAGTTACGTCTATTTCTTCCGGTTCGGCTGTAGCTTTTTTAAAGTTCTTTATGCCCCTGCCGATTGCACTACCTATCTCGGGAAGTTTTCCTGCACCGAATATGATAAGTATTATCACCAGTATTATAAGCAACTCGGGCATTCCTATTCCAAACATATTAACATTACCTCTTAACAGACAATTAGTATTACTTTATTCGTGTTGTCACCTTAAAACATCAAGGTGTCCTTGTCAAACATTTACTTAAACTCAAAGTGGGGTTATCTTCCGCTTTCGATATCTTACGGCAGTGTTAAATGGATGACCTGACCATGTTTTCCCAAGACTCCAAGAGATTCCCCTTGAAAAGTAAGATTAACGCCTCCGGCATTACCAATATCAATTGTAAACCCTTTTGAAGCCTCTTTATAGATCTTTTCACCAGGTCTCAATAAAACTTCTTTAGGAGGGTTATTATCTACTGTTATGCTTAGCCATACCAGTTCAGTTGCTTCTATGGTCATTTTATAGGCAGCCTCAACAACTTCGTTTTGCTTATTAGCAATGTCCTGACTGACGCTGGATTCTTCTTCAATTTCCGTTTTGAGCTCTTCCGCTTGCTTTTCCACTACTGCGGGTTGAGGTTCAGCCTCTTTTACTGTTACTGCGGTTTTACTTTTATCAGCAACTTCCTTTTTAACATTTTCTGCCTTGTGCTTAGGATACAACAAGAAAATGATAAAGACTATAATAAAAAGGCCTGTTAATATCCATCCTGGGAGACTGCGGTGAGAGTTATAAAACTTAGACAGACAACTCTTGCTTTTAACTGCTTCCTCACGAGATGACTTATCCTGTTCCAGATATTTCTCATAACGGGAAAGTATCTTTTCGCTATCAATACCTACCGCTTTAGCATAGGTTTTTATAAAAGTCCTTGTGTAGACGGATTCAGGAAGTAAGTGGAATTCTTCATTTTCAATGGCCTCAAGAATTAAAATTCTAATCCTGGTTGATTCAAATAAATCATTTAAGGTTATGCCACTTGATTCCCTGACTTTTTTTAAATCAAGGCCGGTTTCTTCAACATCTTGTTTCAATTCTTCAGTGATGGAGTTATTTTCGTTTTTCATAGAATCTACCGTACGCTAAAGCAAACCTGAAACACTTTTAAGCTTGTTATAAATTTACCAGATGAGACATCTATCATTAAATATATGGTCACGCAACAAAAAGTTGATACCCCAAAATAGACATTGACCCTTCCAACACAGTAGGATAGGCGTCCCGCCTGTCCATAATGGTGAAACGCTTAGACAGCCGAGACGGCTGTCCTACGGGATGGGGAGAACAGACTTTATTTTCAATGTCTATTTTGGGGTGGTAACTTCAGCACATGGCATCGTAGGAGCCGATGCCTGCCTGTGCGTCTCCCTGTCTTCATCGTGGACACGACAGGCAGGCGCACGCAGACATGCCCCCACCGCCATTAAACAGGTCTGCTCGGGGAAAAACATGCTCTACTTTCTCTCAGTGCCTCTGTGCCTTTGTGCCTTTGTCACTCTGTGCCTCTGTCACTTTGTGCCTGATTTTTAATATTGATAAGCTTGATTCAAAGTGATAGCTTCAATCAGATTACTTTTCCGGAGACTCCACTTATGAATGACTACAGGGAATTTACAATAGATATTGCAAGGGAAGCAGGGAACTTTCTTAAAGAGAGACTGAATGACGAACATACGATAAATTACAAAGGTGTAATCGACATTGTTACAGAAATCGACCAGATGTCCGAAGATATGCTTATATCCAGAATCAACAAGAAATTCCCACACCATGACATACTGGCGGAGGAATCTTCAGAAACAGACAGGGGATCTGAATTTAGATGGATTATAGATCCACTTGACGGCACCACCAATTATGCTCATGGGTATCCGGTTTTCTGTGTGTCCATTGCCCTGGAACAGGAAAATGAGATTATCCTCGGGGTCATTTATAATCCAGTGACGGGAGAAATGTTTGTTGCTGAAAAGGGTGGTGGTGCCTTTTTAAACCATAAAAGGATTTTTGTTTCAAACAACTTAGACCTCTCAAGGAGTCTTCTGGCTACCGGCTTTCCTTATGATATCCGCGTAAACCCGGACAATAATCTCAACTATTTTAATGAGATGGCCACGAAGGTACAGGCTATTCGCCGGGCGGGATCAGCGGTCCTTGACCTCGCATATGTGGCAGCGGGTCGCTTTGACGGATTCTGGGAACTGAGGCTGAAGCCCTGGGATACTGCTGCCGGGTGGCTCATGGTAAAAGAAGCAGGTGGTACGGTTACCGATATTTTCGGGGAAGATTATTATCTGAAATCTCCTCATATGCTCGCCTCAAATGGAAAGATACATGATAAAATGATTGATGTGTTCAGGGCTTGCGCGTGCAAGCCCTAAACACAGGAGCAAAAAATGTTTTTTTTCATCGGCGGCATTCAACCGAGAACCAGACGAATCAGCAATAATCCGAGACCATGCCCTTCCTGCGGTTACCATGCAGCATATCTAAAAAGGGTTGACAACTATCTGAGTCTGTTTTTTATCCCTATTTTCCAGGTCAAGCGTGGTGACACGGTTCTAATGTGTGAAAAATGCGGCGTGGTTCTTGATAAGGAAGGTAGAGCAGTGAAAGAAGGTGATGTCCGGTGCCGCCACTGCGGACGAAATTTGAGCGGAGATTTCACTTTCTGCCCCCACTGCGGAAACAAGACGGGCTAAGCCTGCATTAGGAATTATATTATCATTACTCACTTCGAAAATTTTTCCGGGCGACGCCTCTGGACGGACGACCAAAAATCAGATGTCTTGAAAGACAGGATTTTCCCCTTGACATCAGCCATTTTTATATGTTAGCAGGAAATTGGCTGAAGATACGAGGCAGTTATGGTTTTTAGAGCAGGAATTTTTACTTTTTATTGGTGGTGGCAGGCAAAAACTGGTCTGCCCGTCGAGTCTCTATGGTAAAAAGCAAATAAGGGTCGTGGGCAAATAGGAAACTCCCATGGCTCCTGATATAGTAACTAAAAAAAGCCATGGGTTTTCCCATGGCTTTTTTGGGATCTTGGCAGGCTATCTGAAGTAAAAACGAAAAGGAGGATATATTATGAAACAGGTGAAGGTATTTTGAATAAAAATGATATGAATTTTCCGATAAATTTTGCTAAAGAGGATAGGAAAGGTTTGCATAATTGGTTTTCTGGTCATTGCGAGGAGCGAAGCGACGTGGCAATCTATTTGTAATTACAGATAGTTTGAGATTGCTTCACTACGTTCGCAATGACAATATGTGTATTATGCAAACATCTCAATAGAAGCTCGGCATCAAAATATAAATATTTTTAAATAACCAAATAATAAGACAAGGAGATAAAAATGGATAAGAGAACAAAGTTTACTCTCAGTGAAGAGGAAATACCGCGGTACTGGTATAATATTCAGGCAGATTTGCCTGAGCCACTTCCACCGGTTTTGCACCCGGGCACAGGAAACCCTATAACCCCCGATGATCTGGCTCCTCTATTTCCTATGGAGTTGATTAAACAAGAGGTAAGTACCGAACGCTGGATTGAAATCCCTGAGGAAGTGCGAGATATTTATAAATTATGGAGACCTACAACGCTGTACCGGGCACATAGATTGGAGAAGTTTTTAGATACACCGGCTAAGATCTTCTATAAATATGAGGGGTCAAGCCCTCCTGGAAGTCATAAGCCCAATACTGCCGTGGCCCAGGCGTACTATAACAAGATGGAAGGAATTAAGCGCATCGCCACCGAGACCGGAGCCGGACAGTGGGGAAGCGCCCTCTCTTTTGGCGGCGCTTGCTTTGACCTTGAGATTAAGGTCTATATGGTCAGGATCAGCTACGATCAAAAGCCTTATCGCCGCGTTATGATGGAGACCTGGGGAGCCAAGTGCGTACCAAGCCCCAGCAACGAGACAAAGGCAGGGCGAGATATGCTGGCAAAAGACCCTGATTGTCCCGGCAGCCTTGGTCTTGCTATCAGTGAGGCCGTAGAGGATGCCGTGTCTCGTGATGATACCCACTATGCCCTGGGCAGTGTGCTCAATCATGTCATGCTGCATCAAACCGTAAATGGGCTGGAGGCAAAAAAGCTGATGGAAAAGTTAGATGTATACCCCGATATTATCATAGGTTGTATCGGTGGCGGCTCAAACTTCGCCGGCCTGTTCTTCCCATTTGTTAAAGATAAAATTGACGGTACAAAACCAGACCTGCGTAT
It includes:
- a CDS encoding polyprenyl synthetase family protein, whose protein sequence is MSDIMQLQDVLNRYAGNLKSVEEHMEKYLYSEIRLIPQVSNYLISSGGKRFRPLLLLIASDICGYKGENHYPMSAVIEFIHTASLLHDDVVDHAETRRGKSSANKVWGNSASVLVGDFLYSKSFKLMADYGNFSIVKLLSTTTNTMAEGEVLQLMKCGDINITEKDYLSVVEKKTAILISAACALGGILADASEEKVGALTKFGMRLGMAFQITDDTLDYVAVEEEFGKAIGKDIEEGKITLPLIYTLKKCSPEEKKAIKKTVKSDDPDIEDIGKIVSLIDKYKGIDYALGKAKAYIDEGKTLLEPLEGSKAKTALLTIADYIIERKL
- the rimO gene encoding 30S ribosomal protein S12 methylthiotransferase RimO; the encoded protein is MAPNRERSWLESFHAKMQNKNIHFVSLGCPKNLIDSEVMASLLIKSGFGITPSAEEADIIIINTCAFILPAKEESIEEILQMAEWKKDGKCRHLVVTGCLPQRYGTILKKEIPEIDLFLGTGEIPRIADFISNLENGTFAERQSFIGKPSFLMDSTYSRLLSTSGCSAYLKIAEGCSNCCSYCVIPSIRGKYRSREVDDILKEAEMLVKAGIKEINITAQDTTLYGSDLKGKPGLSLLLKEMASMDGIRWIRLLYAYPAYLTGEIFQTIAGEEKICNYIDIPLQHIDDDILTAMNRKGGSRLIRNTLNLAREVIPGVALRTSLIVGFPGETPEKFDKLLDFVKWARFENLGVFEYSKEEGTAAADFPAHVPEKEKELRKNILMEEQSRISYDINQSRIGDLEEVLIEDESNRPDFPYIGRTRGQAWEIDGITYVSADDAAVGDIITCKITSADVYDLFARQRDNEAEM
- a CDS encoding DNA translocase FtsK 4TM domain-containing protein, coding for MKEKQQQSKRGKEILGIIFLAIAIFTSLCIVSYNPADPSFTHYVTGKVKIHNLCGSVGSYTADIFIRFMGIGAFWLPIILIITSFSFFLNRIFKVGFLVIAGFIGLIFSTSVLSAMRYPTIHMFGTKIASGGLLGTFFSTFLSSYMNHVGTYILLCLILIVSLMITVNLSLISLIRGIIKSVSGMFVWLKTFIVIRIERFRRQKKVSSAKKKRQTEEAPLITAAERERRKRLEQTSFEFLESNGTFNLPPLSLLDDVKRKDMRIKKESLIMNSRILEKKLSDFGVDGKVVEVKPGPVITMYELELAPGVKINKIVNLSDDLALALKSPRVRIIAPVPGKAVVGIEIPNNEREPVHLKDVLDNEEFLESKYKLPIALGEDIVGVPVISDLVRMPHLLIAGTTGSGKSVFLNAVICSILFKARPDDVKFIMIDPKRLELSGYEGIPHLLHPVVVNPKKASTVLRWAVEEMGRRYELIGETGVKNIEKYNRLVEKALLLDLEKRKITKEENGISYASVSNPVIPSSGVDDQGESEIKIRFKLPYIVIVIDELADLMMVAQRDVEESLTRLAQMSRAAGIHLILATQRPSVDVITGVIKANFPTRISFQVSSKVDSRTILDQLGAEHLLGEGDMLFMPPGTAKLDRIHGAYVADQEIGKIVSFTKKQGRPSYDESILNYKPESSKSEKLDEEFDEKYDEAVALVTDLGQASISLVQRYMKIGYNRAARIIERMEAEGIVGPSDGAKPRKILVGKLPR
- a CDS encoding undecaprenyl-diphosphate phosphatase, coding for MSPWEGIILGVIQGLTEFLPVSSSGHLVIAQSFMKGFRQPGVLFDVMLHFGTLLAVIFFLRRDLYEIVKAIVPKQPDNVDYALISIRRKTAVLIGVGTIFTCIIGFALKDKVHILFESVNVVAFMLLVTGFLLFLSDKIKNTEKFEKDMTITDSIIIGIVQGIAIVPGISRSGSTIAFGIFRKLDRETAARFSFLLSIPAVIGAVILESRHIVSVPSSDLIIYIAGTIAALLTGFMSLKLLFLIIKKRGLSIFAYYCWFVGIATLLFNI
- a CDS encoding single-stranded DNA-binding protein yields the protein MINKAILVGRLGADPEVRYTQDGTMVTNLRLATSERWKDKSGERAERTEWHRIVTFGRLAEICGNYLSKGSLVYIEGRIQTRSWEDKDGDKRYTTEIVALNMQMLESKGQVSESQSQVSDQNESEQTFPGSESAPEDDVPF
- a CDS encoding twin-arginine translocase TatA/TatE family subunit; translation: MFGIGMPELLIILVIILIIFGAGKLPEIGSAIGRGIKNFKKATAEPEEIDVTPDSKKINEDENK
- a CDS encoding DUF4115 domain-containing protein, with the translated sequence MKNENNSITEELKQDVEETGLDLKKVRESSGITLNDLFESTRIRILILEAIENEEFHLLPESVYTRTFIKTYAKAVGIDSEKILSRYEKYLEQDKSSREEAVKSKSCLSKFYNSHRSLPGWILTGLFIIVFIIFLLYPKHKAENVKKEVADKSKTAVTVKEAEPQPAVVEKQAEELKTEIEEESSVSQDIANKQNEVVEAAYKMTIEATELVWLSITVDNNPPKEVLLRPGEKIYKEASKGFTIDIGNAGGVNLTFQGESLGVLGKHGQVIHLTLP
- a CDS encoding inositol monophosphatase family protein, translated to MNDYREFTIDIAREAGNFLKERLNDEHTINYKGVIDIVTEIDQMSEDMLISRINKKFPHHDILAEESSETDRGSEFRWIIDPLDGTTNYAHGYPVFCVSIALEQENEIILGVIYNPVTGEMFVAEKGGGAFLNHKRIFVSNNLDLSRSLLATGFPYDIRVNPDNNLNYFNEMATKVQAIRRAGSAVLDLAYVAAGRFDGFWELRLKPWDTAAGWLMVKEAGGTVTDIFGEDYYLKSPHMLASNGKIHDKMIDVFRACACKP
- a CDS encoding zinc ribbon domain-containing protein yields the protein MFFFIGGIQPRTRRISNNPRPCPSCGYHAAYLKRVDNYLSLFFIPIFQVKRGDTVLMCEKCGVVLDKEGRAVKEGDVRCRHCGRNLSGDFTFCPHCGNKTG
- a CDS encoding TrpB-like pyridoxal phosphate-dependent enzyme, whose product is MDKRTKFTLSEEEIPRYWYNIQADLPEPLPPVLHPGTGNPITPDDLAPLFPMELIKQEVSTERWIEIPEEVRDIYKLWRPTTLYRAHRLEKFLDTPAKIFYKYEGSSPPGSHKPNTAVAQAYYNKMEGIKRIATETGAGQWGSALSFGGACFDLEIKVYMVRISYDQKPYRRVMMETWGAKCVPSPSNETKAGRDMLAKDPDCPGSLGLAISEAVEDAVSRDDTHYALGSVLNHVMLHQTVNGLEAKKLMEKLDVYPDIIIGCIGGGSNFAGLFFPFVKDKIDGTKPDLRIINVEPASCPTLTKGPYAYDFGDAAGLTPLIKMYTLGHGFIPPPVHAGGLRYHGMAPLICHLYRLGFVEARAEHQLATFQAGITFARTEGIISAPEANHAIKAVIDEALKCKESGESKTILLAHSGHGHVDMAAYDAYLSGKLHDYEYPREMVEEALAQLPKV